Proteins encoded within one genomic window of Scomber japonicus isolate fScoJap1 chromosome 16, fScoJap1.pri, whole genome shotgun sequence:
- the LOC128375204 gene encoding regulator of G-protein signaling 6-like isoform X3 — protein MMGPFIAFSLHTSGLQTVGSLRTQTMENLARLQRAFARKWEFIFMQAEAQVKIDRKKDKAERKILDSQERAFWDVHRPVPGCVNTTEMDIRKCRREKNPHRVKKSVYGVPDDGQSQPSPIHISSQPARKATKEDVRKEITFLNIQLDRHCMRVSKVADSLMSYTEQFMEYDPFVSTTEPSNPWISDDTSFWDLEASRDPSQQRVKKWGFSLEEALKDPAGRDQFLRFLESEFSSENLRFWLAVQDLKRRPLQEVSSRAHEIWQEFLAEGAPSAINLDSHSYERTSQNLKDPGRYSFEDAQEHIFKLMKSDSYARFLRSNIYQDLLLARKKQPADTEQGRRTSLEKFTRSVGKSLTGKRLTGLMQSS, from the exons GAGAACCTCGCCCGGCTGCAGAGGGCTTTTGCCAGGAAGTGGGAATTCATCTTCATGCAAGCTGAGGCTCAAGTCAA GATcgacagaaagaaggacaaggcagagaggaagatcCTGGATAGCCAAGAGAGGGCATTCTGGGATGTCCATCGGCCAGTG CCAGGCTGTGTCAACACCACAGAGATGGACATCCGCAAGTGCCGGAGAGAGAAGAACCCACACAGGGTGAAGAAG TCAGTGTATGGGGTACCAGATGACGGCCAGAGCCAGCCCAGTCCAATCCACATCAGCTCCCAGCCGGCAAGGAAGGCTACAAAAGAGGACGTTCGAAAGGAG ATTACTTTCTTGAACATCCAACTGGACAGACACTGTATGAGGGTTTCTAAAGTGGCTGACAGTCTGATGAGCTACACAGAGCAGTTCATGGAATACGACCCCTTTGTGTCGACCACAGAGCCCTCCAACCCATGGATCAGTGATGACACTTCCTTCTGGGACTTGGAGGCAAG TCGTGACCCCAGCCAGCAGCGTGTGAAGAAATGGGGCTTCTCCCTGGAGGAAGCACTGAAAGACCCCGCAGGACGAGACCAGTTCCTGAGGTTCCTGGAGTCAGAGTTCAGCTCAGAGAACCTGCG GTTCTGGTTGGCAGTGCAGGATCTCAAGCGACGGCCGCTCCAGGAAGTGTCCTCCAGGGCGCACGAGATCTGGCAGGAGTTTCTGGCCGAAGGAGCACCAAGTGCCATCAATCTGGACTCTCACAGCTATGAGCGCACCAGTCAGAACCTCAAAGACCCTGGACGCTACAGCTTTGAGGACGCTCAG GAGCACATATTCAAGCTAATGAAAAGTGACAGCTATGCACGCTTTTTGCGATCCAACATCTACCAAGACCTCCTGTTAGCCAGAAAGAAG CAGCCAGCAGACACTGAACAGGGCCGCCGCACCTCCTTGGAGAAGTTCACCCGCAGTGTG GGCAAGTCACTGACGGGCAAACGTCTGACAGGCCTGATGCAGTCATCCTGA